The genomic DNA ccaaaaatcATGTGTTCGTAGAGTagcttaacgaagtctgcaaaccaaccactttcaggaaaattaagcgagacaacggctgtcgtgaaaacacagccAATATTTGTGCGTATACAAAAGATAATTATAACATCCGGGAATGTTGTGTATATTTTTGACGGACACCTCAAGTCTGCTGCATTTGGAATTTGTTGGAGGCTGAAGCGTTTTGAGCTGTAGCTTGAGCCATGATGAAATAAAATTCGGCAAAATctagttttaaaatttaagACTTTATTAACGAGCGGATAAAACAACATGCCTTAATTTGATAATGTAATTTCGGTTTGAGACAGGGCGCATGGTCTAGTAATCAGAGTGCTAGATTTGCATacggttttctttatttttcattaatCGACGGTTTCGGATTCCGCTCTTGACTACCGCGTTTGGTTTCCTCTACCTAGACCATTTTTTTCACAGGAATTTCCCTCGCCACAATTACACGTATGTCGACTTTGTACCGAGCAGTAGCTTGTTTTTTCTATGAAAAATGCCTTTGTTTAAAGTCTGGAATGAGGAAAAAACAAACGGTAAAGCGGTTGTGGCTGCTAACCTTATGAAAGCTAGTGAAAGCTATGAATAGAGCTAGATGGGCGGAAAAAGCAAAACTGAAAGCTATGCGCCTTAGGAAAAGGCAGCAAATTTCTAACAACACGACATGATGAATACAACATAATTCATTCTCAATTGATCTAGTGTTTTATCAAAAAGATACATAACAGCCTTCCGCCTAAATGAACTAATAGGGAATTTAACATGCAAGGATGACAACAGTTCAGTTTGTCAAAACTAGCTGAATCCTTCTGGAATTACTATCGATGCAAGTTATATTTATACGGTTAACGGCCTCTACTGAacactggaaaaggtttttgaagTAGTTCTCTAAGTCTTTTTACTTCAATTGAAATTGCTTCTTGCACGTTGCAGGTGGGGTATCTGTCGGTGGGGCGCTTGGCGGTGTAAACTGTCAACGTAGAGGGGCATTTGACctttttttacaaaaaactATTTTCAGTGCATTTTTCCGTTCAGCAATACCGTCGCTCGTACCTCGCTCGTTCGGCTTTTCACACAAACAAAGAGTGAATACAACCCCATACAAAGCACTTGAAATCTATGACGTAAACTTTTGTACACTTCCATGGACTTTGAACTGAGTTGCAACAGTTCAGGTGACGCACTCATGATACCCATGTGACATCCTGTTGATTCAGTCGTCACATGATGACTACGTATTTCAGTAGTGTATATAAAAGCCTGTGCAGTGACACAGAGTTTGCCGAACCGCCATCAATGACAATCGACATCATGTCAACGTCACTAAACACCCTTGCTGACGAACTTCGACAGGAATACAAAGTTGTTCTCATCAAAATCAACAATGATTTAACGGAACGCGAGCGAGAAGATTTATGGTTTTACTTTGCCGATCGATATGACGCCGAAAATATTCCGAGAAACCCCTTAAGCTCACTTCAACTCACTGGAAAGATCCCATGGACAGACGTCGGTTCGTTAAAGGAAGCTCTGCGTGCTATTCAGAGAGACAAACTTGCTTCTGATTTGGAAGAATATGAGATGAAGAGGGATCTTGCATTTGTTCTCGATACCTATGCGAAGAACAGACAAGGGCTGAATCAAAAAGAAAGTTGTCTGTCCGCCGAATCCATGATTGAACATGTCGCTGAATACCTAGCGAAGATAGCGGACGGTGTATTGGACAAGGACACTGTTAAATCATTGAGAAAGTCGAGGAAGAACTTACGGGATCTTATGAACGATCTAGAGACGGGAATCGATGACAAGTTATCAAACGCATGGAGTAAGTTGGCGCTTCTTATTGTCATTGTTGGTGAGGTTATAGCAGAAACTGAAACGACGAAGGAAGAATTTGGCCAAAAGCCAAAAGTTCTGAAGTCTTTTTCCACTGAGATTTGCTCAAGAATGAAACGACAAGTATCAATGGTAAGATATAATATCAGGAATGGTACTGCATGACTGAGGAGCTTTTTTAACATTTGTGTGCAACAAATATTCGTTTTATTGCGAAGGGTGAAATGGTATTCTGCGAAACCATTTCATTTTCACTTTGATCTTGAACTTCTTTAATTATTCAAATCTGAATATTGGATAACACAAGTATGAAAACCTCGGCTCTCTTTTACCACGtactgttttgaaaaaaaaaaagactcttAGAATGTTAGGTAAGCATCGATGGGCACTTATATTCTTCAGCATTTACCTTTACTACGATTCTAGTCGACCGAGACCGGAAACATAGAGAAGCAACCTCCTATATATTTGTTACAAGGTCTGTTTAAAGCGATGTGTTGTACGATCGAGAATGCTTGCTATGGATACTCGACGTTCTACTTGGCCTCAATTCAATACGTATTCGCTTGGTAAATCTGGATCTGCGAATTAACAATTCTGTCTTCAAGTTGATATATTGCCTAAGGCCAGGGAATTTATTTCGTGTCGTCAAATATTTTATGTTGGCAGTGGTCACGAAAATTAATTATAGAGATATTGAGAAAGTAATAGCATACTTGTTCCTTGTGTATAGTTCATGTCCCTACCTCAAAGAACTGTTTATTACTGTCTGAAAAGTAGACCTCTTTGATGATCTagtggcaaaatttttctttggtgCTAATATCCCTATCTGTGAAATTCGAAATAGCCGTTCGAAAGAGAAGATCATTTGGTCTGACTTGCTTCTCAATAAGAGTGCAAGTAAACTTGCCCTCACAAGCTAGGAGCCCGCAGTTATGTTAGTTTGAGCAAAGTGGACAATGAGATTGAGGAGGATCTCCTCCTGAGGGGCTATGATATTATTTTCGTGCTGTTCGCGGGGATATCAAAGCGTACACAAGGCAAATCTTTTTATACTTTGAGAGCTGGTGGGTATCTTTGGGCCGCTGTTGGACTTTAAAGCCCCTCCACTGGTCTTCATTGGTTAGTGTGATATCTCACCTgctaacaataattataatgatagtaataaaaacaacaacaacaacaataataataataataataataataataataataataataattataataataattataataatgatgatgatgatgatgaactttattcataattcaagattattcacaaaataaaattgatacAATTAATATgcgaatgataataataataataataataataataataataataatatctgaaCAGAATTATTGACTTGAACAAATGATACCCCATGTGCATGGTTTGCGCCCAGCTGACGTACAAAAAGGGGCACCAGCAAAGActgtgataatgataatgataacgataatgataatgataatgataatgataataatgataataataataataatactaataataataataataataataataattaagtaCAGAGATTTAAAGGGGAAATTATGATAATGTCGACATTAAGACAAGTGGAAGTTGTCCCAGTAGTCGTTAGCGCTCTGGAGACTGTCACAAAAActaaaggaatttttgaaaaagattGGAATAGTGATACAGGTAGAAGTACTGCAAAAAAAACTGCTCTATTTGGGACGGCAAGAATTCTTAGAAGCGTGTTGGACATTAAGGAGacagagtttcgaagcaagcaaccgtggacaattttcctgtcggtgtacgttggatcagtggcttagACCTAGGACCTGAGGTTGCGTGTAGCAACTTGCTCCAAGGGTTAACCCAGTATTCTGTGGCAGGCTGCGcgaaaatgtaataataataataataataataataataataataataataataataataataataaccgtcatcatcgtcatcatcattatcataatgAAAGATACCGTAGCTCGATGCGCCTTACAATAACTCGCTCGTgcaaaaaaaatagaaaacccTGTCCAATCATAAACATTAGTATCTAGTATAAACCTAGGATAAAAGTCTTATGCGGGTTCTTCAAGGTTGTGACGACGGGTATCAGACTTATCGTCCTTATTCCAAATTAACATAGATACAAAATACATATGAATGATTTCCGTCACTATTTGGACAACTGGCCACTGATGCAAAATCATCGTTCTGACCAGCttatgatctcgttttcaggaGGAATTTTGCCAGCACGTGAAACAACGATTCAATGAAGTTTACAATGATCACGACTCTAACGGAAACACTACTTCCTCGAAGAAAATTGTGGTTGATGCAGTCGACCAGTTTATGAAAACGCCATTTTTCCAGCAACCAAGCTGTGAGTGAATGAACTTTAAAATTTGACAGAACATACCTGAGATGCAACTCCGCCTGGATAGATCTGCCAATGTCAGTGATATCTTGCTGGTCCCAAGCCCAGGTAAAGGAGGAGGGCAACATAATTATATTGCAGACACCGACGGAAAAATTACTGAAACATGATAGCAGCAATTAtagtgatgatggtgatgatgatgatgatgttgatgatggtGAACACTAATACAATGAAACTGAGGAGGAGAAAGCAAATGTGAAGCTGGAGAAGGAGCCAGGGGAAGCAACTTATCTCTCCTCAATATAGAACATTACTGTCGTCTCTCAACAATCCAAAGGGATGAAA from Montipora capricornis isolate CH-2021 chromosome 2, ASM3666992v2, whole genome shotgun sequence includes the following:
- the LOC138018812 gene encoding uncharacterized protein — translated: MTIDIMSTSLNTLADELRQEYKVVLIKINNDLTEREREDLWFYFADRYDAENIPRNPLSSLQLTGKIPWTDVGSLKEALRAIQRDKLASDLEEYEMKRDLAFVLDTYAKNRQGLNQKESCLSAESMIEHVAEYLAKIADGVLDKDTVKSLRKSRKNLRDLMNDLETGIDDKLSNAWSKLALLIVIVGEVIAETETTKEEFGQKPKVLKSFSTEICSRMKRQVSMEEFCQHVKQRFNEVYNDHDSNGNTTSSKKIVVDAVDQFMKTPFFQQPSCE